The sequence ACTAACTGCAcataaaaacaatcacatttatACCATTACATTGATACAATAGTTGTTTAAGGTATAAGTAAATATACACATTATGGTGACTTTTATTACAAACCAGAGAcgcagaaaaatgtgtttagaaCTGAGTTTGAAATATTCAGATACTCTTTTAAACTGTATTGTAGCTGTtgtcatcacattttttttgatttgtaacaaaagaagcaaaaggaTTCATTTTACTCTTTCAGTTTGACTTCATTTTGAGGTTTAACTGTGAATGCATCTTGAAAAAATGCTTCCTGTGTGGCacagcgtgtgtgtgcgtgcatgtgtgtgtgtgcgtgtgtgcgtgtgtgtgtgtgtgtgtgtgtgtgtgtgtgtgtgtgtgtgtgtgtgtgtgtgtgtgtgtgtgtgtgtgtgtgagtgtgtgcgttaGACAGTCAGAGAGTCAGAGTGAGAACCGCCACCAACAGGTCTCCTTCTCCGAGTCTTCTTGTCTTACAGAACAGCCAACTTGATGTAGTTTACATCTTCTAGAGGAAACGTTCCTAACTTTGATCGACACAGTAGAAAGATCTAGAAACACAGCAAACTAAACACAAGAACAGAAGCTGTCGTAGGTAAGAAAATGCACGGCATGGGTGTTCAGGCTGTGCTCACCGTCGTCCTGATTCTGTTCACAGCCACCGTCAAGACTCACGATGGTAAGCATCTAGCAATCCTGCATTCTTAAATTGCTtcttaaatttgacattttgaataCACTGTTTTGGGTTTAGAAAAATTCATATTcctttaagaaaaaatatgacaCCAAGGAGTagttttaaagacatttctcCAACTTCCTGTATTTCATTTAACTGCTGCATATTCTTCATTAACTGCACATATTTTGTTCTTTGCTGTTAtagttttttgtattattattcattGTTAGTTGATAATAGAAATGTTCTTATCTGTAAAAGAAATTAGCATGGTATATTATACAGTATTACACGATGAGTTGAGTCTCAGGGACAAACCACAGCTCTCAGATTGTTGTCTTTTCTCTATCAAAAGTAAGGCTGATGGAATGATAAACTAAAGCAAATGCACTCAAGTAACTTATTATCTGTCCGTGTGTTTCAAGGAGTGATATCAGTCTGGAAGACAAAAGTCACATTGACCTGTCCACAGCCTGGGACTTGGTTCAAGGAAGATaaagagataaagaaaaaagatgatgatggaaaagaaacaactgaaaatattgaAGACAGCAGAGAGCATACATTCACGTATGATGTCAAAACCAAATACCACTGTCGATATTATGACTCCTTAAATAATGCCATAAGCTATTACTTCCGCTTTGAAGGAAAGGGTGAGTTGAAAAACCTTCTTATTTTTCACAGTGAGCCCCCTGTGCTAGTTGCCTTTGCTCAGCTAACATTTACTCGCCTGCTGTCTTTGTGCTTTAGTGTGTGAGGACTGCTATGAGCTGAACGCAAGCCTAGTAGGGCTGGTCATCGTTGTGGACGTGGTGGGGACagtactgatgatgatgataatctGCTATTGCACCAAGAACAAGAGTTCAGCTGCACCTGTTCACTCTTCCAAAGGTACGAATGCACTCGAGTGTTGAGTCAGATTACATATCTGTCTACGTTGGGAAACAGGAATCCGAATGTCACTTGGACAGAAGTATCTACACAGATTGTTACAAAGAGCTTTTCAGTTGTAGTCCAAGTGTTTGGTCACATATATTCGGTCTCTATCTTCTAGCTCCTGCTCGTTCAGGAGGACGGCCTCCACCTGCTTCATCCTCTGAGTACGAGGTATGTCCTATTGTGTATTAAAAACTCTATTTTGCAGTCTGATCGTCGCGTTACGGTGAATGAAGCGTGTGATATTGCGCCCCACTGCTGCGATGGCAAGAACAGCATGTGTGCCAGAACGCTCTGGCCTCCATGCAGGTCCTGGGcatcacctttttttttaatgcgagctaatttttcactgcacctctatggaaacagcacaacaatggcTAGAAATAGAGAGACCTCCAAAATGTTGCCAGTGCAGAAGGACAGAGCTCTAAcacaataaataagaaaataagaaaaacctacatttaaaatttcatagaaaaacaattttattcttacaaaaaaaataaatcaatatgtaCAACAGTTTTCCAATTCCCCActggtgttaccaatactgggaaGAAACACTGACTCTGCATATCGtagataatttttttccctACATCTTAAAGTGGTTTTGGTACCGGTCtcctaaacacagcctgcagttcatctgaaaagcTCCTGAATTTTTGTTGCGTGTCTTTtgattgcagctgagtcactaaaagcTTGTAAGTTACAAcaaagagtgcagaattttatcgttttttttttttttttaaagaatgtggATTGTTAAAATAGTTTATTTAGATTACTTTTTAGAAGAAACAGTTTTGAAACAATTGTTTGAAGCACAGTTTgaagcttaaatttggtttgttttcccaATAGAACTgtacatcacacatgattagttgaaGGACCATCAGAAATCCTCGATTCTGTCACAGTTTCTGCCTGCATAAATGTACAATAGTCTAAATGTGTTAGCGATTATTCACCATCATGCATAAATCATATATCAGTAATAGTCAAAGTTTAAACATGACCATAACAATGAAGaaacagataaatagaaatgcatATCGTCAGTGTGTCAGACACGTCCCAAAATCTCACAAAGTGAGAGAAGCTGAGCCAGTTCTTTCTAGCCCCGTACAAATCTATTTCTGAAGCCATCGGGAGAAATGGAATTACTTTAGGAATATTATTATGGAGTAATCAAAAATGTTCATTGCATCTTAAATTGTGAAAGTCTGTAGACAAACCTGGAGAACTCTATTCATATAAGAACAACGCAACactctagatcaggggtgtcaaactcattttagttcaggggccacattcagcccaatatgatctcaagtggaccggaccagtaaaatcacagcataataacctgtaaataaccacaattcctaccttttcccctttgttttagttcaaaaagtgcattctgaaaatgttcatatttaatgaactatcgttttacaaaacatcatgaacaacctgaaatttcttaagaaaacaaattcagcttcagcaacattatgcctcattttatcatttacacatcacaacttccagatcacagtatATCTAagaaggaacacaacatttagtcacagctatctggaacggAGCCatataggattttactttatgatcaaaacaacttgtcatggtctggaaaaatattttaaaattacagttttacaaatttacagtttacagttaatgtcttttctgtaattttcacactttataaagtcgtcccacggacaaaaatggaccatctggcgggccggttttggctcGTGGGCCGTacgtttgacacccctgctttagagtCTGTTACAGTTTAGggcaggggtgggcaattaattttcatatggggccacatgagaaacgttgacggttgttaagggccggaccagtacacttacagctctgctcaatatatatctcaataaaaacagtaaatgaaacattacaataatacaatgaaaatgtggaacacagaacacaactatttaatgactttgttttttcatttaaactatgattgctgcctattgagttgtagatatttttgatggtgtgacttccttcagtgtgggcatgtgggtgagaatgttgccctccaactggtttgagagaaacttcagctttctcataaaagtggtcaccaggctgtacatttcatgtgcaaagaggcctttgccttgcagcttggtatttagttcattcattagtgcagtcgtatcaacagcaaaagcaaggtctgccgtccagtctgcatctgagagctcggtgatgtccctgcctttcttctcacaaaactcttgaatctctgctctcagattcCAAACTCATTTAAGcatcttgtccaggctgatccatctgacagctgtctggtaaccaaggtcaccatgttcactatcatctcctccaaaaagacaacaaactgtctgtaattcaatgctcttgccctgatgaagttaactactttagctacaacatcagtcacgtggttgatttttagcactgacttacacaccacctcctgatgtataatacaatgcaaaaatatcagtttctgttctgggtttatttcagtcactttatcttgcatccgtttcaaaagtccaacatttttccctgtcaaatttggacagccatcagttgtaacaccaaccaaattctcccattttagtcccagcttgttcatgcatgtatttacctcagtgaaccgtcgtggttccttcattggctgcacagctgccagctcctccgtcatctcaaaggtttttttgttagtccacgtacaaagctaagtaactgggctgtgtcacggacatcacagctctcgtccagagccaaggacaaaacgtcaaaatcgtccaatttgttgtgcagctgaagctccagattctcggcgctgctctccacccgcctcgttacggttcgcctcctaaggggcacattaacgaacgctccttcttctccgggcatataaacgctgcagagtccaccagactttCTTTtctaaactctccatcagagaatggcttactgacATCCCTTTACGTGTGagctttggtttaaaaaaaccttgctgctttagcagtttagcagcaaactttcagacatcctccccgctctgcatcagcCAAATGTTTGTACGAAAAAAACCGGTaccttagcagatctttcaaagtaaaagcagtgcaggcgtattgcttgcatgcATTGTGATGAtaaatatttgcattgacttttaatattttccaatgacctcatatgggccagtcagggtcatccgacgggccggatgtggcccgcgggccgcacgATGCCCAGGTCTGGTTTAGGGAAATAACTGAACTTGTATTATTGCCCCTTTCTGCACCGATAGGTCGGAGTCATTCTTCTCAATCGCTGCTCAACTCGACTTTCAAAATCTGAACAACAGAAGAGGATAAATCTTTTGAAGATCTACATATCAGCGGTGCTTAATGCCCATTCtaccaattcaattcaattttattaatatagtgccaattacaacccagattgtctcaagacactttacagagcccatatgcctgaacctccAGACCAGCCCTCAGTtaaaacagatatataatatTACTAACATGCAGTGTTTTGGGGTATTTGCAGCTTTACACAAACTATCTGCACACAACCTGGACTCCTACAGTTTAAATTTCTCCATCCTTCACTGTATTAAAGACAAACTAACCGAGATTTAAGCTTCTAAAACATAAATGTTACCTCTGATTGGCAGACAACTCATTCTTTGTAAGTGGAAGGACAAAACGCCTCCCACCCGCTGTATTCACTGGATGAGAGATCTGATGCAgttatttactcatttattttctgtttgtgctgctgttgaCTTGTTGATTCGTCATTACAAGGTATTGGGGTGCCAAAtggcatttttgtgtctgtttttcaaGATTAAAACTATCACCAAGTTTAATAAAATCCCCCCTGGAGGCCTGGCGTGACTGAGATCATCTGTTGTTAGTGTTCACTGTTATGTAACCATCTTAAAACAAaaccttttgtttgtgttttggcaGCAACTGAACCGTCAAACTCGCTCCCAGGACACGTACTCTGTCGTGAACAGGACGGGATAGAAACAACAGGTCATCTGGCCGCACCAGGTTTCAAACGCTGCATGGATGAAAGCAAGCATTCAGAAAAGACGTTCAACCGTGCTCCCAGGAGCATGCAGCcactgacttcttttttttttttggcattttggatTTGACAGGTCTCTTAACCCAAATGACAAATTTTCTCATTCACCCCTGGTTCAATAGTTTAAGTTTCATTTGTTCAGATATTAGGCTGTCACTGCAGTACAACAGAGGATGATCTGCATTGATCTGTGCAATtgacaacatttaaaaattacagttgaGAGCGTCTGTCTTCTGAAGGAATGGTCCCTGGGACACTGTTTCAGTGCGTAGTTGTCCATCAGTCCCAACTCAATCCACACATTTGTCTTTGCTTTCTCACAAATGAATCGTAATATCGTCACTCCATATGTTACACATTGGAGTGCATGAAAACTACCCAGTGAAGagctaaacacaaaaacaaaaagtaaatgaaatggCATTGGATTTGACAATTCCAGGATCACTATGCATATTATGTATTCattgcaatgaaatattaatgaGCAATTCTGTGAAGCTGTCACATCTCTCTGTATGAAAGTGCAGTGGTGCAACAAAGGGGTGCTTGAGTCCATATAAAACTGCAGTGAGACACAAATTGCAGGTATCTGGGCTAATAGAACTAAACTATCAGCATGATGAGACAACATTAGAGGgggagtgttttgttttattgtcatatgCAATCAGTGTCCATTGTCCATCTAATGTCATAAAAGCAAGAACTGTTGTTCAGTTATTAGTTCGGTTATAGTTAGTGGTAGTGTTTTACTGCAATGTATAAACATGTAGATGAATTTACGcttttatttccaccaaaaaatgtaaaaatataagaaGAGATGTTGCTGTAGGTCAGGCAAGAGTAAATATGAAGAACAGACAGGTGACAACTTAAAGGAAAATCCAACACTAAGTGTCCTAGTAAGGTGTTGGGCCACTACATGCAGCCAGAACAGCCTTAGTACTCCTTGACATggattctccaagtctctgaaCTCTACTGGAGGATATAACACAATTTCTGTAAAAGACactccctcatttggtgtttcgATGATGTGGTGGAGAGGGCTGTCTAACACATGATACCAAAATCTTCCTCAGGTGTTCACTGGGGTTGGAATCTGCTGACTTTAAAGGCCACATCAtctgattcacatcattttaatCAAACTATTCAGTGACTCCTCGTGAAGCATTGCCATCCTGGAAGAAACTACTCCCATCAGgatggaaatgtttcatcataggataaaggtgatcaaCTTTATAtgatttgcagtgactcttCTCTCTAAGGGGAATACCGTCTCCGCAGGAGTCAAGGGTttgggtttttcctttaatttgtcacctgtttgtatatatatatatatatatatatatatatatatatatatatatacatatatatatatgcagtgcTTTTAATATAA comes from Amphiprion ocellaris isolate individual 3 ecotype Okinawa chromosome 7, ASM2253959v1, whole genome shotgun sequence and encodes:
- the LOC111574529 gene encoding T-cell surface glycoprotein CD3 epsilon chain, translating into MHGMGVQAVLTVVLILFTATVKTHDGVISVWKTKVTLTCPQPGTWFKEDKEIKKKDDDGKETTENIEDSREHTFTYDVKTKYHCRYYDSLNNAISYYFRFEGKVCEDCYELNASLVGLVIVVDVVGTVLMMMIICYCTKNKSSAAPVHSSKAPARSGGRPPPASSSEYEQLNRQTRSQDTYSVVNRTG